The Haladaptatus cibarius D43 genome window below encodes:
- a CDS encoding MBL fold metallo-hydrolase, whose product MFTRLSIPTPFQIGPVNAYLSGRTLVDPGPGSEEAWTALLEGLEGNGMGPTDIEQVLVTHPHPDHFGLAKRLREAGARVVASHDTASIIHDFASRLEYEQSYFADFFDKNGMARTTAETVTNLPEAYLSVSPGVETDLELADGESIAVDGVDLTAESVQGHAPGETIFTFEENGESKAVVGDHILADITPNPLLQPPMENGGNRPRVLPAFNRSLSRLRERELDYVFPGHREEIENPTERIEEILEAHETRTENVRELVDGPTTALDVMEGLFDDLPATEYFPGMSEAVGHLDVLEERGDVSRQEQGGVVVYEEVSA is encoded by the coding sequence ATGTTTACGCGGCTTTCGATTCCGACGCCGTTTCAAATCGGTCCGGTGAACGCCTATCTTTCCGGACGGACGCTGGTTGACCCGGGGCCGGGAAGTGAGGAGGCATGGACCGCACTGCTTGAGGGGTTAGAAGGGAACGGGATGGGACCGACCGACATCGAACAGGTTCTCGTCACGCACCCACATCCCGACCATTTCGGGTTGGCCAAACGACTCCGAGAGGCCGGTGCGCGCGTCGTTGCAAGTCACGACACCGCGTCGATTATTCACGATTTTGCATCTCGACTGGAGTACGAACAGTCGTATTTCGCCGATTTCTTCGACAAAAACGGGATGGCGAGGACGACTGCTGAAACCGTCACCAATCTTCCGGAGGCGTATCTGTCGGTTTCTCCCGGCGTCGAGACCGACCTCGAACTCGCAGACGGCGAGTCCATCGCAGTGGACGGCGTCGATTTGACCGCGGAATCGGTGCAAGGCCACGCACCCGGCGAGACGATTTTCACGTTCGAAGAAAACGGCGAATCGAAAGCCGTCGTCGGTGACCACATCCTCGCCGACATCACGCCGAACCCGCTTCTCCAACCACCGATGGAAAACGGTGGCAATCGCCCCCGCGTCCTTCCGGCGTTCAACCGCTCGCTCTCGCGTCTTCGAGAGCGTGAACTGGATTACGTGTTCCCCGGTCACCGCGAGGAAATCGAGAACCCCACGGAGCGAATCGAAGAGATTCTAGAGGCACACGAAACGCGAACCGAAAACGTCCGCGAACTGGTCGATGGGCCGACGACGGCGCTCGACGTGATGGAAGGATTGTTCGACGACTTGCCCGCGACGGAGTATTTCCCAGGCATGAGCGAGGCAGTCGGTCACTTGGACGTGCTCGAAGAGCGTGGCGACGTAAGCCGACAAGAACAAGGTGGTGTCGTGGTGTACGAAGAGGTATCTGCATGA
- a CDS encoding adenine deaminase C-terminal domain-containing protein → MNDLQPVALGEEPADLVIRNGRVLLPEPGEFQARDVVVTNNRVAALPKDATDAIGDDTKVINANDRVVSPGFIDAHTHIDLHQTFENAYHYALEGGTTTVVTEVTGFGPAFGPEGVEQMLAATSYLPIRVYATIPPQPLLDTFGPARGNADALANLLEDARIVGVGETDWIHAVGRDTPAEALYDRAEQVGKTVSGHAAGCSGEKLQAFSTIIDDDHEAITGEGIIERVENGIHAVGRCGSIRDDMKAVGEAYEEIGADEISLSTDGMWPRELIREGYMDVVVRRAIEEGVPPADAIRMATLNPARHFGLQNLGSLAPGNIADIVLIDDLETVNVTTVISGGEVVYNKHETTVAPRSYEYPEHFYDSVNVSTDPDQFRVSATDKPVRAIEYREGLLSGQTTVSPPVEGDELVAAPDDDLLKVTLLDRHPEGDGTGFTGFLTGYGSFEGAVATSVVWETPGVIAVGSGDDMRRAVTHVNEMGGGWAVVRDGEVVTELPMRVAGVCSDLEVEETAKLYDAVESALRTLGASVERPMLAIQTLTFPGVPSLKMAPSGYADIFSREIVGLQVE, encoded by the coding sequence ATGAACGACTTGCAACCAGTCGCGCTCGGAGAGGAACCAGCAGACCTCGTGATTCGAAACGGGCGCGTACTGCTTCCCGAACCCGGCGAGTTCCAAGCCAGAGACGTGGTCGTGACGAACAATCGTGTCGCCGCGCTTCCGAAGGACGCAACGGACGCAATCGGCGACGACACGAAAGTCATCAACGCCAACGACCGCGTCGTTTCGCCGGGATTCATCGACGCCCACACGCATATCGACCTTCACCAAACGTTCGAGAATGCCTACCACTACGCCCTCGAAGGCGGAACGACGACAGTCGTGACCGAAGTGACGGGATTCGGCCCGGCATTCGGCCCGGAAGGCGTAGAGCAGATGCTCGCCGCAACGTCTTATCTCCCGATTCGCGTGTACGCGACAATTCCGCCACAACCGCTCCTCGACACGTTCGGCCCGGCGCGCGGAAACGCTGATGCGCTCGCAAATCTACTCGAAGACGCAAGAATCGTCGGCGTCGGCGAAACCGATTGGATTCACGCCGTGGGGCGCGACACGCCCGCAGAAGCCCTGTACGACCGCGCAGAACAGGTCGGGAAAACCGTCTCGGGCCACGCTGCGGGCTGTTCCGGAGAGAAATTACAGGCGTTTTCGACCATCATCGACGACGACCACGAGGCGATTACCGGCGAGGGAATCATAGAACGCGTCGAAAACGGGATTCATGCAGTCGGTCGGTGCGGGTCGATTCGGGACGACATGAAAGCAGTCGGCGAGGCCTACGAGGAAATCGGTGCCGACGAAATCTCGCTCTCGACGGACGGCATGTGGCCCCGCGAACTCATCCGTGAAGGCTACATGGACGTGGTCGTTCGGCGGGCAATCGAGGAAGGAGTTCCGCCTGCCGACGCCATTCGGATGGCGACGCTCAATCCGGCCCGACATTTCGGACTCCAGAATCTCGGGTCGCTCGCGCCCGGCAACATCGCCGACATCGTCCTCATCGACGACTTGGAAACCGTCAACGTCACGACCGTCATCAGCGGCGGCGAAGTCGTCTACAACAAGCACGAGACGACCGTCGCCCCGCGCTCCTACGAGTATCCGGAACATTTCTACGACAGCGTCAACGTCAGCACCGACCCCGACCAGTTCCGCGTTTCGGCGACGGACAAGCCGGTTCGCGCAATCGAGTACCGGGAAGGACTGCTGTCGGGTCAGACGACGGTTTCCCCGCCAGTCGAAGGCGACGAACTCGTCGCAGCACCGGACGACGACCTGCTGAAAGTCACCCTGCTCGACCGCCATCCGGAAGGCGACGGAACCGGGTTCACCGGTTTCCTGACCGGTTACGGGTCGTTCGAGGGTGCAGTCGCAACCAGCGTGGTCTGGGAGACGCCCGGTGTGATAGCGGTCGGGAGCGGCGACGACATGCGACGTGCCGTCACGCACGTCAACGAAATGGGCGGCGGCTGGGCCGTCGTCAGGGACGGCGAAGTCGTTACTGAACTCCCCATGCGAGTCGCAGGCGTCTGTTCCGACCTCGAAGTGGAGGAAACGGCGAAACTCTACGACGCCGTAGAGAGCGCCCTTCGAACGCTTGGTGCGAGCGTCGAACGGCCGATGCTCGCCATTCAGACGCTCACGTTCCCGGGCGTTCCGTCGCTGAAAATGGCTCCGTCGGGTTACGCCGACATCTTCTCCCGTGAAATCGTCGGCTTACAGGTCGAGTAG
- a CDS encoding NotI family restriction endonuclease, with amino-acid sequence MQPEIGKHPVEFYGHFHQNKSAVENGKETDHCPFIETTCKKRRKSEGESIGTCSVGYRGQGQTEFKPHCICPHRFETPEVLNEIESLFVDDGEYFVTPEVPLQGTSIDYVAGKRADDGSVIDFAGVEIQALDTTGSVWNHREAYFDDDLDMEAVSKNYGINWAMSLTKTMMQQAYKKGQTFGEWGENLIFLVQDVSIDYIRNNYDASGLRSIRKDDPVHFYSYRLDYNTETDDYEWTIDEKLSADIDGVTDMMVPPDDEAPPTRGEFCEAVEKRF; translated from the coding sequence ATGCAACCGGAAATCGGAAAGCATCCTGTTGAGTTCTACGGTCATTTTCATCAGAATAAATCTGCTGTGGAGAACGGGAAAGAAACAGATCACTGTCCATTTATCGAGACGACATGCAAGAAACGACGAAAAAGTGAGGGCGAGAGTATCGGAACGTGTTCGGTTGGCTATCGAGGACAAGGACAAACGGAGTTTAAACCCCACTGTATCTGTCCCCACCGATTCGAGACGCCGGAAGTGCTGAACGAAATCGAATCGCTGTTCGTTGATGACGGTGAATATTTTGTAACGCCGGAGGTTCCGCTACAGGGAACCTCAATCGACTATGTGGCGGGCAAACGAGCGGACGACGGATCAGTTATTGACTTTGCAGGCGTCGAAATACAGGCACTCGATACCACCGGTTCGGTTTGGAACCACCGCGAAGCCTACTTCGATGACGACCTCGATATGGAAGCAGTCAGCAAAAACTACGGTATCAATTGGGCGATGTCGCTCACGAAAACGATGATGCAACAGGCGTACAAGAAGGGCCAAACGTTCGGTGAGTGGGGTGAGAACCTCATTTTCCTCGTTCAAGACGTGTCTATCGACTACATCCGGAACAACTACGACGCATCTGGACTCCGAAGCATTCGAAAAGACGACCCTGTTCATTTCTATTCGTACCGACTGGATTACAATACTGAAACTGACGACTACGAGTGGACGATTGACGAGAAACTGTCTGCCGACATCGACGGCGTTACGGATATGATGGTTCCGCCGGATGACGAGGCTCCGCCGACCAGAGGGGAGTTCTGTGAAGCGGTCGAAAAACGATTTTAA
- a CDS encoding MBL fold metallo-hydrolase, with amino-acid sequence MTVQHDELTVEWFGYATVRLETEDGFVAYIDPGRYGVLTGDWEPDTPGVGHPKPVDYRAEDGDVVFVTHNHHYDSDGVERVAGDDTTVVVYDGVDTEEIDRDVKPVDDLPYETRRIGEEDHLTVGGCEAWSLPAYNESDGPHTRANGEPYHPKGFGVGFLLSLGGTTVFWPGDSDALSGHRELEVSLFLPPIGGSFTMDRRESAELAAALSPDLVVPIHYNTLSALEADSEAFREDAESRGIAVVLDEE; translated from the coding sequence ATGACTGTCCAGCACGACGAGTTGACGGTGGAGTGGTTCGGCTACGCGACGGTACGATTGGAAACGGAAGACGGCTTCGTCGCCTACATCGACCCCGGACGATACGGCGTGCTGACGGGCGACTGGGAACCCGACACCCCGGGCGTGGGACACCCGAAACCGGTCGATTACCGGGCGGAAGACGGGGATGTCGTCTTCGTCACGCACAACCACCATTACGATTCTGACGGCGTAGAGCGAGTCGCCGGCGACGATACCACCGTGGTCGTGTACGACGGTGTGGACACCGAGGAAATCGACCGGGACGTGAAACCGGTGGACGACCTACCATACGAAACTCGGCGAATCGGTGAGGAAGACCACCTGACGGTCGGTGGCTGCGAAGCGTGGTCGCTTCCGGCCTACAACGAATCCGACGGCCCGCACACGCGAGCGAACGGGGAACCCTACCATCCGAAAGGGTTCGGCGTCGGATTCCTGCTTTCGCTGGGCGGAACGACCGTATTCTGGCCCGGCGACTCCGACGCGCTTTCGGGACACCGAGAACTCGAAGTCTCTCTGTTCCTCCCGCCAATCGGGGGCAGTTTCACGATGGACAGACGCGAATCGGCGGAACTGGCAGCGGCACTTTCCCCCGACCTCGTGGTGCCGATTCATTACAACACGCTTTCTGCGCTCGAAGCCGATTCCGAGGCGTTCAGAGAGGATGCCGAAAGCCGGGGCATTGCCGTCGTGCTGGACGAAGAGTGA
- a CDS encoding helix-turn-helix domain-containing protein, with amino-acid sequence MNVVVEFRLPADGFALGELFSHRPDVRIELERIVPTGEKAMPYFWVIGDATFVADVSVEGLSVDSIDVLSETEHGALCRGVWSADGGIDEILTAQEATVLHAEGNRDGWLFRVRFPDHEATSQFRESCDEASISYEVRRIYPVSELPMKRYDLTEEQREALVTAFESGYFRVPRDISLSELAETLDISPQATSGRLRRGLDRMLDSALFPPNKSTNQSEG; translated from the coding sequence ATGAACGTCGTCGTCGAATTTCGGCTTCCGGCGGACGGATTCGCCTTGGGTGAACTGTTCTCCCACCGGCCGGACGTGCGCATCGAGCTGGAACGCATCGTTCCGACGGGAGAAAAAGCGATGCCGTACTTTTGGGTCATCGGCGACGCAACGTTCGTTGCCGACGTGTCTGTCGAAGGATTGTCGGTCGATTCCATCGACGTGTTAAGCGAAACCGAACACGGCGCGCTCTGTCGGGGAGTCTGGTCTGCCGACGGTGGAATTGACGAAATACTCACCGCACAGGAGGCGACGGTTCTCCACGCCGAGGGTAACCGTGACGGATGGCTGTTCCGCGTCCGATTTCCCGACCACGAAGCGACCAGCCAGTTTAGAGAGTCGTGTGACGAGGCGTCGATTTCCTACGAAGTGCGGCGAATCTACCCGGTTTCAGAACTTCCGATGAAGCGATACGACCTCACCGAAGAACAGCGAGAAGCCCTCGTTACGGCGTTCGAATCGGGCTACTTTCGCGTCCCTCGGGACATTTCCCTCTCGGAACTGGCGGAGACGCTGGACATTTCGCCGCAAGCCACATCAGGTCGGCTACGACGGGGATTAGACCGAATGCTCGACTCGGCCCTGTTTCCTCCAAATAAATCGACGAATCAATCCGAGGGGTAA
- a CDS encoding HalOD1 output domain-containing protein encodes MCRESHDERRTTHGTDKSVLHETRYDVDDPITETVIEAISEVSNDPPTEMEPLYESVSPDALMDLFDRPSHVDVPARVEFRHHGYAVVIEDDGQVTICDTE; translated from the coding sequence ATGTGTAGAGAGTCACACGACGAGCGCCGAACTACTCACGGGACAGATAAATCCGTCCTCCACGAAACGAGATATGACGTCGACGACCCGATTACAGAGACAGTCATCGAGGCTATTTCGGAAGTGTCGAACGACCCGCCGACGGAGATGGAACCGCTCTACGAAAGCGTTAGCCCTGACGCATTGATGGATTTGTTCGACCGCCCGTCTCATGTAGATGTTCCCGCGCGCGTCGAGTTCCGTCATCACGGATACGCAGTCGTTATCGAGGACGACGGTCAGGTCACCATCTGTGATACCGAGTAA
- the psmB gene encoding archaeal proteasome endopeptidase complex subunit beta, translating into MRSPMHDSEFSRNMERFGSGQTNPYEPEIGSLPENNFSKEDMKNVNKTGTTTIGLTTADGVVMATDMRASLGGRFVSNKNVQKVEQIHPTAALTMAGSVGGAQSFIRTMRIESNLYESRRGEQMSMQALSTLAGNMLRGGPFFMVSPILGGLDEEGAHIYSLDPAGGVMSDDYTVTGSGMQLAYGVLEQDYEEGLSNEEAKTIAARGIKSAVERDTGSGNGVFLAEITDEGVTINGHKNFDDVL; encoded by the coding sequence ATGCGTAGCCCAATGCACGACTCCGAATTTTCACGGAATATGGAGCGCTTCGGCAGCGGCCAGACGAATCCCTACGAGCCGGAAATCGGCTCGCTCCCCGAGAACAACTTCTCGAAGGAGGACATGAAAAACGTCAACAAAACCGGCACGACCACCATCGGTTTGACCACCGCTGACGGTGTCGTTATGGCGACCGACATGCGTGCCAGCCTCGGCGGTCGCTTCGTCTCCAACAAGAACGTCCAGAAGGTTGAACAGATTCACCCGACCGCCGCGCTCACCATGGCGGGTTCGGTCGGCGGTGCCCAGTCGTTCATTCGAACGATGCGCATCGAATCGAACCTTTACGAATCCCGACGCGGCGAGCAGATGAGCATGCAGGCGCTCTCCACGCTCGCGGGCAACATGCTCCGCGGCGGCCCGTTCTTCATGGTGTCGCCGATTCTTGGCGGCCTTGACGAAGAGGGCGCACACATCTACAGCCTCGACCCCGCAGGTGGCGTCATGTCCGACGATTACACCGTCACGGGAAGCGGCATGCAACTCGCCTACGGTGTCTTAGAACAGGATTACGAGGAAGGCCTCTCGAACGAAGAAGCGAAAACCATCGCGGCCCGCGGTATCAAAAGCGCCGTCGAGCGCGACACGGGCAGCGGAAACGGCGTCTTCCTCGCGGAAATCACCGACGAGGGCGTCACCATCAACGGGCACAAAAACTTCGACGACGTTCTGTAG
- the ligA gene encoding ATP-dependent DNA ligase LigA, with protein MEFAEFAERAGDIEELSADTDIIEAVTALLESANDDLEVLARFVQGRVFPAWDSTTLDIGPNLCYTAIARAAGQNVSADDVENKLAEMGDIGAVAGSYEFGGQQGLAAFGAGQDELTVAEVADELETLASVEGSGSQDTKIDILFGLFNRTNSQEARYLARLVLSEMRIGVGEGAVRDAIAGAFDVPVEATERALQVSNDYGRVGRVARDEGESGLDELQLEVGRPVQAMLAQAGIVTDALEDWEKAGIEWKFDGARVQIHYDGEEVGVFSRNMEDVTDALPEIVEYIHENLDVPAIVDGEVVAVADGEPLPFQEILRRFRRKHDVARAREQVAVELRAFDCLHADGEDLLTAPLTERHDRLQSILSGGVSALTVTGDADEIVEIEANALDAGHEGIMLKNPTSTYSPGRRGKNWLKRKPDVETLDLVVTGAEWGEGRRASFLGTFLLSARTEGSGFEPLGKVATGITDEELADLTELLEPHIAAQDGQIVNISPQVVFEVGYEEIQASPTYSAGYALRFPRFLGVRDDKSPRDADSLTRVERLAESQ; from the coding sequence ATGGAGTTCGCGGAGTTCGCGGAACGGGCCGGAGACATCGAGGAGTTGAGCGCCGACACCGACATCATCGAGGCGGTCACCGCCCTCCTCGAATCGGCGAACGACGACCTCGAAGTCCTCGCCCGATTCGTACAAGGGCGGGTGTTTCCGGCGTGGGATTCCACGACGCTCGATATCGGCCCGAACCTCTGTTACACCGCGATTGCGCGCGCCGCCGGGCAGAACGTATCGGCGGACGACGTAGAGAACAAACTGGCCGAGATGGGCGACATCGGCGCAGTTGCAGGCAGTTACGAGTTCGGCGGTCAACAGGGATTGGCCGCCTTCGGAGCAGGTCAAGACGAACTGACCGTCGCGGAAGTCGCCGACGAACTTGAAACGCTGGCCAGCGTCGAGGGGTCGGGCAGTCAGGACACGAAAATAGATATCTTGTTCGGGCTGTTCAACCGCACGAATTCACAGGAAGCGCGGTATCTCGCCCGCCTCGTTCTCTCGGAGATGCGAATCGGCGTCGGCGAGGGGGCGGTTCGGGACGCCATCGCGGGAGCCTTCGACGTACCCGTCGAGGCGACCGAGCGCGCGCTTCAGGTGTCCAACGACTACGGCAGAGTCGGCCGAGTCGCCCGCGACGAGGGCGAATCCGGACTGGACGAACTACAACTCGAAGTCGGCAGGCCGGTACAGGCCATGCTTGCACAGGCGGGCATCGTCACCGACGCGCTGGAAGATTGGGAGAAGGCAGGAATCGAGTGGAAGTTCGACGGCGCGCGGGTGCAAATTCATTACGACGGCGAGGAGGTCGGCGTCTTCTCGCGGAACATGGAGGACGTGACGGACGCACTCCCCGAAATCGTGGAGTACATTCACGAAAACCTCGACGTTCCGGCCATCGTGGACGGCGAAGTCGTCGCCGTGGCGGACGGCGAACCGCTCCCGTTTCAGGAGATTCTGCGTCGGTTTCGCCGGAAACACGACGTGGCCCGCGCCCGCGAACAAGTCGCTGTCGAACTCCGGGCCTTCGACTGCCTGCACGCAGACGGCGAGGACTTGCTCACCGCACCACTTACTGAGCGCCACGATCGATTGCAGTCGATTCTTTCGGGTGGTGTCTCCGCACTCACCGTCACCGGCGACGCGGACGAGATTGTCGAAATCGAGGCAAATGCCCTCGATGCAGGTCACGAAGGTATCATGCTCAAAAATCCGACTTCGACCTACTCGCCGGGTCGTCGCGGGAAAAATTGGCTCAAACGAAAGCCCGACGTGGAAACTTTAGACCTCGTCGTAACCGGCGCGGAGTGGGGCGAAGGACGCCGGGCGAGTTTCCTCGGCACCTTCCTGCTGTCCGCCCGAACCGAGGGCAGCGGGTTCGAACCCCTCGGCAAGGTCGCCACCGGAATCACGGACGAGGAACTGGCCGACCTGACCGAACTGCTCGAACCCCACATCGCGGCGCAGGACGGGCAAATAGTGAATATCTCGCCACAGGTCGTTTTCGAGGTCGGCTACGAGGAGATTCAGGCGTCGCCGACTTATTCGGCGGGCTACGCCCTTCGATTCCCGCGATTTTTGGGAGTGAGGGACGATAAATCGCCAAGGGATGCTGATTCGCTAACGCGTGTAGAGCGACTCGCAGAATCGCAGTAA
- a CDS encoding DUF7553 family protein, which yields MNKHFKDAWYYLRRSGNHLRRGVRAELDTGEQKLRTWTGREWESEPEPTRREKVRRNFRDAEQTVKRRSRTVKERSRKVKRRSREAKRRSRDAVKDARKRIGMS from the coding sequence ATGAACAAACATTTCAAAGATGCGTGGTACTATCTCCGACGGTCGGGAAATCACCTCCGTCGCGGTGTCCGGGCGGAGTTAGACACCGGGGAACAAAAACTCAGAACGTGGACGGGGAGAGAGTGGGAATCCGAACCGGAACCGACGCGCCGGGAGAAGGTGCGCAGGAATTTCCGAGACGCGGAGCAAACGGTCAAACGACGCTCGCGGACGGTCAAAGAGCGGTCGCGGAAAGTCAAACGCCGGTCACGAGAAGCAAAACGGCGGTCGCGCGATGCGGTCAAAGACGCGCGAAAACGCATCGGAATGAGTTAG